In the genome of Vespa crabro chromosome 1, iyVesCrab1.2, whole genome shotgun sequence, the window tgagataagatataatatattatgaagaaaaatataactgaattttatttacaattaaaataggaatcctactttattttctaaaattagaaaaaactctaattagaaaattaaaaaaatttctgacAGTATAATTAGAGTTACGAAAAAATATCACATTggtatatttcaaaatataacatcgttattatgaaaGAAACTATATCGacaaaatcgatttattaattatatcgttaataatttatgaaatagaattttcttaatgattatttatcgaatgttgattttatttaaatgtatgagtcaaaaatgataaaagagactaaagaaaaatcaatacgAAAGGGGAAAACGAAATATGTGACTTATGTTGAGAGACGACGAATATAGTTAGAATGGCGATATACATTAGATCGTTTGAAAAGGAAACTTCCAAAATGTTTATACGTTTGAACGAGACTGATGACCACGATAAAATTTGAgtagaatctttttttatctctttctttctttcatttcttgtctctctctctctctctctctttttttattttgggtACACCTTTATCGAAGTAAGCTGACTTTTCCCGGAACTATTTGAAATACAAGGAAGGTTACTCCATGCTTCGAGCCATGCATCTTTATcattctaatcgttattataatagtttattCTTTCTCAATCGAATCGTCGTTATTCAACGTTATATTACGTGATTGTAATTTCAAGTAacgttaaataattctttagtAAAAGAAAGCAGCTAACTATGTGCTAGATATAACGAATATACAAATGAATTTCTCTTCTATGTTCGATATATTTTcgagatatatgtataaaagaaaataaatttttaaaaagattaaaaatttattgaataaattaataaattttgaaaattatcacacatataaatttttcattttcttccgaCGATCCCTTGTAAATTTAAATTGTGGTATATTTAACATATTAGTATAATTTTAAGGAATTTTTATTTGAGGAAATATTTGCAATCTCATTAAGATCCATTAGTCATTAATACAAATTCATTTGCATTTTTGGCCAAAccttaaagaaatttctttgtaagaaattaatttaaaatcaaagCGCGCGCGAAAACGTGTGACGTTATATACGTAGATGGATTTTATCTATAGTTGCTCTTAAAAAACGTGCACGTCATACATTAAATCCTCgaacaatattataaacacATTCATAGAAGTAATATAGAAGTAATCATCAATTCATATGAATTAATTGCTCCTCTAAAACAGATAAACAGCTGTGATTCACGTAACTGTTCAACCCAGAAAGATAAGATGCAAACTCTATtgcaattaataaatatatatacttactaaatttctttgatatatatatatatatatatatatataaaatgacgtCGATGAGATATTGCGAAACAAGCACATGAAATAGTTACTTTAGTAagactattttttcttccgcTCAAATGTTTAATTAACTACAATTTTGTCAACaccacgtatatatatatgtttttaccTTGAGGaaactattttattatcagttaatatttgttaaactTATCTACAATGTTTTTAAGTATGTAGTTTCccattataattaaatgtaattttgcattatctcatttaaaaagaaaaaaacctaCGTCATATGATTATCTTTGTTATGTAATAATCGTCTACATTATACATACAATTCACTGATTAgcttttttataacatttatttattatccatTCATAATATAGTTCATTTTCCtacaattcattttttcttattcattatatcatgtatatttcaaatatgtttaattatatgaaatgaaaGGTAGTTTttcatatatgtttttttatattataaaaacagtaatgataaaattagtaatgataaaattattaattttattaattcttttattaaatctatCAGTTATTTTATCAATCAATGACATTGCTCAATTTCTATGATTACACTTTTATGAAgtatctaattaatttattattcttaaatatttaagaaatatataaatgaatgttAGTGttgtaattgataataaaaaagattaaagcATGTCATACTTTAATATGACATATGTATCACAAATATGGAATATAATATTGACCAAAAGGAAAACTTTGTATGTATCATAAGTGTAGCGTATAACattatcgacaaaaataatctATGTGCATGCAATTTTTACACGTTGTttatacaattataacaacatttttttatatataaatcattttgtcaaagataatattcattttatgaaaataagatAAGTTTAAAATTATGTACAATACTTTCACATGAGTAATgtagtattaatatttcaaccATATACATAACAGTACTTCAATAACTTTgtaattgcaaaaaaaaaaaaaaaaagaaattcatatgataattgaatTGTTGTCATGATTAGTTCTCTGatgaaagtattaaaatacgaggaaaaatatttctgtataaactatataatattaacaaaattttaattttcagtAACACTCTTACCGTTTTCTTTCGACGTATATCACTCAGCCAATCAAAGTAATATCgtcaaataaatatagataaaattacttctttatattatttttctctacgTTAACCATTGTATGCCTACAACACGAAGACGCCTAATCGAAACGTTGGAACTcgtaaaaattgaataatagtATCATGTAGCACCTCTGGCGATTGCATGATGTACTAATATTTTACTACGCCTTTCCAattgttaaagaaaatatttcaaatttttatttactttattcattGTTACAGgatattaatcatataatacatatatcccttatatttaatttacaaaacaatatcaatttacaaattataacaaatgatataattgatcgtttatttatttttaataaaatatgaaaatgttaatatcgaataaattaagaaaaggtatcagaaattaaaattattgcatAGATATCTTATCATATGTCGATGTAGACGATTAAAAGAGCTCTATCTGTACAGTTTAATAGTAAACTAATTTAAGAAAGTTGGCGCGCGTTTTCCGTAAAGTTTGGCGGCCCTGATGAGAGTGCAGACGAATATTATACCGGCATCATTAATCTAACCTTATCTTGAGACGTCATGACAATGACTTCATtctaatttattgatttttttcttataaacaacaataaataGAATTCAAGCGatcaagaaaaattaaattctctaTATTTGACGTTATTAATTCCATATCAAAATGGTAAGTacgaatttaaatttataaatatttgaaaacacataaaaagaaacaaatattataatatataaaataatatatatatatatatataatatatatcttttagttGTTCTACtcattttttaaatccttGATTGGAAAAGATGTAGTTgtggaattaaaaaatgatctcAGGTAATGTTtattccaatttttctttttgactaacaataacaacaacaacaacaacaacaacaacaacaatatataACGTAGATATACATTTGCAGCATTTGCGGTACTTTACATTCTGTGGACCAAtatcttaatataaaattgaccGATATAAGTGTAACAGATCCAGATAAATATCCTCATATggtatgtaatattaattaatgatatttcatttcaattgtttttatatgataatattcatctttattttttaatatttttttcaatcatcatatttattataacaatgtgTTACATTTCAGCTATCAGTGAAGAACTGCTTTATTCGTGGATCAGTAGTACGATATGTACAACTTCCTGGAGATGAAGTGGATACACAGCTTTTGCAAGATGCAGCCCGTAAAGAAGCAGCAGTTCAAACAAGATgacatgtttttcttttgaaatatcttattatttcattgattcattttatacaaactatattaaagatatcaattaatttaaaaatataaacacatGGTTATTGCATATGTTAAGTTCTCTCCATATATATTGTCTTTACATGTACAAAAGCAGGTTTAaaagagatatttaaaaatgttatttttacaagtataaatttattcaaagaaatatgctaaacattttattaaacatcattctttattcttgtttttttttctttctttttttcttttttttacaatgaatTACTTGATAATACAATATCTCATGAAAagtataagtattatatttgttacaaTGCATAAAGATTCATGTACATttcatcatttatatatagctCTGTTTTCTTGCATTGAAATGACAATGCAATTATGTGGTTATTATATgttaaagtattttatttccattctGATAGAGTTTTGTCATACCAGATATATTTTCCCTTTATTTCAGTATTATTTGGTAGCAATGCACAATAAATTGGGGCTACTGCACCTTCATCTGGTGTAAGAGGTCCTTTATGACTGCTCATATCGGTATCCACATAACCAGGATGTACAGCATTTACTACTATATCTTCTCGTGgatcattattaaatttagcCTGATGTATTACAGCTAAAGCAGAAACACCTATTTTACTGGCCACATAAGCAGAATTGGACCAACCATTTTGTAaatgaatattctttttcgcatcactaaaagatatattaattacatatatatgtgtgtgtgtgtgtggtaagaaagcattattaaaatataatttaaaaaaatgtaatcaaCCATTCTTAACTTACTCAACAAATTTATGCATAATGTTATCCAATTCCTCTTCCGTTAAATTTGggttagatattttttcttttaatgattcaccagaaatatttattaaacgacCAGAACTACTGGACAAATGTACAACGCGACTATGTGGTCTAAGTAGCGGATAAAGTTTCTCACATATTTTTCTCAAACTGAAGTAATTTACCTTCAGAGTTTCTTCTGCTTGATAACCAAAAGGTTCGGTTGCatctgtctatatatatatatatatataccaatgtttattgtaaaattctgtttagaaagaaaaagagaaaaaaaaaagagaaaggaaaaggaagcagtttaaaaaaatatcactttTACCTTGAAAGCAATTGCTGCATTATTGATCAATACATCAAGCCCATTATAtgttttttgtaaataatcgCGAAAAGTATTGATACTGTTTTCATCAGTAATGTCGAGTTGATGAAATTTTACTTTcaatccttcttcttctaattttttgaCAGCATTTAAACCACGCTGAGTATCACGGGCAGTGAGATAAATAATACCATCGAATTGTTTACAAAGTCCTTTGACAATGGCTAAACCAATACCCTTGTTTCCACCGGTCacctaaattatataaatccaTATATTATAGAGAATAATTTGTAAGAAACGtagaatgtattatatttgaatatttatatacgtactaCAGCGATGCGTTCCATGTTGTATCTAAATCGATTACCAAATGCAATTTATCGAAGTACAGGTATAACGTCATAGTTCAGAGTTACGTAAATAaagttaacgataatttttttttttaaacagtttagatcaaaatatttttacgataaaaaggaggaaaaattatggaaaaattatttacgtgAATACAAGATTCTTTAAactgatattatttaaaaataacttGTTGATCCATACAATGGCGGAAtatcagatttttttttaaaggatgataagataataatattttttgtatttaaaaaaaaaaaaaaaaaaagaagagaaaatttttattgccataaaaatatttcaataaatttattttaataattaattaattaattaaataatatttctaaacgaGCTACCCTATATTGTCTTGACCGATTATTcctaataagaacgatattactTTCTCTGGCAATCATTGCAATCACCGATTGTATCGTAACATAACCTATTCCAATGCCTTTAGCTTcgctaaaagaaaaatttcctaGTGTTATATATcccattatttctcttttacatgAATTTCGTACTTCTGTACAATCCGGCAAATAAAGTTTTGACATTTTGTATGAATGTTCCAATACTACTTTACGACTTTTTTTCAATAAGTTCTGccttaaatttcttatttcaatGTTGTAATTTACTTTGCTTGCATTTTCTTCAAATGCATCACTTATTGTCTTTTCCAATGCTTTTTTATGACGTATTCTTTGTCTTCTATATCgttttaacaataacaaatgatTTTTTCGTAACATTTTCCGCCGACTTTCATTTGgatctttatttgttttttctactGGTCCTGACCAACGTTTATCATGTTTCAATCTTTCTAAATCTTCATCTGTTGGTGCACATATTATAGCAAACATTTTTGGATTGCCcttatttaaaatagatattttaacgcgtattaaacaattttcattatttaatccATTATCTAAAGCAATCTTAGAAGCAGGAattttacgtttatttttgcttttctttaattcaaaagaagaaagatttgtTTGTAATTGTATCAATGTAGTTCGATTtcttaaaacataaaaatcatTCATGCCTGACCATTCCTTCATTAAAATATGCCATTCGCAAAAGAAAGGACTAGAAATACCcagttttataaaattaactcGTCTATTAGGtggatatcgaaaatatttttcttcccaATATTCTTTTGTAGAAAGAGCTTCTCTTTTATAAGCAAGTGTATCGGGTTCATTAATGTCTGGTGAATTTGTAATAGCAGTTTCAAATACTAttgattttgtttctctcaGAGCTCCGACCCTTGTACAACGATATATGAAACCAAGCCAGAATGCCATTGCCCATCCTGATGgtataatgatatcaataccAGAAGCTAAAcctattaataaaagtaataataataataaagattcttgatattatcaaatattatatttgttatgaaATTTACACCAACCTGTATTACAATTACCAGGTTTTTGAATAACGAGTATAGGAATTTTTGCAATTACATcttcattaaaatgattatcatTGCTTACACCAGGAACTAAATTGTTGcttcttaatttattaattatactagtGGATAGATATGATTTACTAATTTTCTGACGCATATTTTTATCCCATATTGGACTATCATTTGAATCTGCCAATGGCATAGTTATTGTTTCAGAATCTGTAACTTGTTTCTGtggttttgttcttttttcaggTAAATAAAAACGTGGATCTAGAACAGTGAATCCCAAGACCATATTTCGTGGTAATTGATGAGGAGAATTTAATGATTGTAATGTCCGCCACAATTTCTCTTGGATTTTAAAAGTTTCGAAATTCTTTTGATCgctataataatctttataccatgtatcattaatatcaggagaatcttttttatcttctgtAACATCATCACAATCCATTTTTGATTCAATTATTgttgataaattttgtttaattttggGTAATTTAGATGTATTCGTTAACACGTCTAACGTCAATGGACCACAGAGTCTAAATCTATTCAAAGTACCTTtcaataaattcaattgaCAATTACTTTCATTGCTATAAGAATTTTGTAATTGATTAAATGATGTTGATCCTTCGTCTTCAATAATACaggaattaaatttaaaactggacataatatcaaataaaatatcatcatAAAATGCTGGATGAACCCAAATCCAAATGGTTCTTTGATCACAACAATCAGATTTCCATAGAAAGTGTACATTCCCTATGGGAAACGATGGAAAActatttttcttgaaaaacaTTAATGTACCTTCTCTTGTACCATTAATGTATACCTTTGCACCAAATGTTAATTCATTTGGATTGCAATGTGATCTCaaagtttcttttaaaatattttccggtccaattatttcaatacaagcataataagaaagatCTTGTATCAAACAATGTTTTCTAATGGCACGATAATTTGCTTTAAAGCATTTGTCATTCGCAAAATCAGCGATTCTATATCCCCATTGTTCGACCATATGAAATCGTTTTGCATGCCATATATGAGTTTCTAACCAAGCTTTCTTTCGTTGTCTTCGATTGTATTCTAGAAGTAAATTGGATGGACGTCTGCGATATTTACGTGAAggccttttattttttggtgGTAAACCGGACTTAATCATTTGATTTAAATGTGCTTCCCGTAATCTTCTTGGCAATCTTTTGACATTATGTGACATAACTCGTCTACGCATATGTATGGGAAGCTTTTGAAAGACCAATTTTGATTGTTGAGGATTctctataacaaaaaaaaaaaaaagaaaaaaaaaaagaatattcacacatataaaataataccatcaaaattaataaaataatcaattaccTATGGCATGAGTCATTGCTGCAATTTCGCCAGCTCTTGCAGCAGCTAATTTCATAATAGAAACATCATATGGTAATGATTGTGTTCCAcccaaaaatatatcaaattgttctttattttccatgttgataaaattataagaacaaaacaaaatttctaTCTAAATATTTGTCAAGAATAATTTCCGactataaaaaattcaaaatcttTCGGCaacaatttcttttgtatattatttataatttttgtaatttaaccTCTTTCATAAAGCACAATAAAATAACGCCGAGACAGAAGCACGTGTATAaatgtacatttatttttctatacgcGATTGTACATTACCTACAGCGCCACGATCCTTCCGTCGTAGAACTACAAATCAATATGGagtatgtaaattaatatgttCGAATTTTAGaactaatttattattctaaagaaaaatattacaagagaaagatatttattgattcgttttttaataaataattaatcataagGTAATGTttcaagaatattatataaatatcatatatcgACGTGtaataaaacgtaatattagaattttaaaaacatgAACGAAGAACGCGGTCAGTATTactgaaaacaaaaaagaaaaaaagaagaagaacgatagAAAATGGAGTATGTGGCCGTTACACCAACcaataattatcttataagagatatctactttatgaaacattaaatatgaaatgttTATTACTTATAAAGCTGTCGATAGTTCGTAGTTTCCTTGGTCGTTGTT includes:
- the LOC124428080 gene encoding U6 snRNA-associated Sm-like protein LSm2 translates to MLFYSFFKSLIGKDVVVELKNDLSICGTLHSVDQYLNIKLTDISVTDPDKYPHMLSVKNCFIRGSVVRYVQLPGDEVDTQLLQDAARKEAAVQTR
- the LOC124427787 gene encoding ribonucleases P/MRP protein subunit POP1 is translated as MENKEQFDIFLGGTQSLPYDVSIMKLAAARAGEIAAMTHAIENPQQSKLVFQKLPIHMRRRVMSHNVKRLPRRLREAHLNQMIKSGLPPKNKRPSRKYRRRPSNLLLEYNRRQRKKAWLETHIWHAKRFHMVEQWGYRIADFANDKCFKANYRAIRKHCLIQDLSYYACIEIIGPENILKETLRSHCNPNELTFGAKVYINGTREGTLMFFKKNSFPSFPIGNVHFLWKSDCCDQRTIWIWVHPAFYDDILFDIMSSFKFNSCIIEDEGSTSFNQLQNSYSNESNCQLNLLKGTLNRFRLCGPLTLDVLTNTSKLPKIKQNLSTIIESKMDCDDVTEDKKDSPDINDTWYKDYYSDQKNFETFKIQEKLWRTLQSLNSPHQLPRNMVLGFTVLDPRFYLPEKRTKPQKQVTDSETITMPLADSNDSPIWDKNMRQKISKSYLSTSIINKLRSNNLVPGVSNDNHFNEDVIAKIPILVIQKPGNCNTGLASGIDIIIPSGWAMAFWLGFIYRCTRVGALRETKSIVFETAITNSPDINEPDTLAYKREALSTKEYWEEKYFRYPPNRRVNFIKLGISSPFFCEWHILMKEWSGMNDFYVLRNRTTLIQLQTNLSSFELKKSKNKRKIPASKIALDNGLNNENCLIRVKISILNKGNPKMFAIICAPTDEDLERLKHDKRWSGPVEKTNKDPNESRRKMLRKNHLLLLKRYRRQRIRHKKALEKTISDAFEENASKVNYNIEIRNLRQNLLKKSRKVVLEHSYKMSKLYLPDCTEVRNSCKREIMGYITLGNFSFSEAKGIGIGYVTIQSVIAMIARESNIVLIRNNRSRQYRVARLEILFN
- the LOC124428020 gene encoding carbonyl reductase [NADPH] 1-like; the encoded protein is MERIAVVTGGNKGIGLAIVKGLCKQFDGIIYLTARDTQRGLNAVKKLEEEGLKVKFHQLDITDENSINTFRDYLQKTYNGLDVLINNAAIAFKTDATEPFGYQAEETLKVNYFSLRKICEKLYPLLRPHSRVVHLSSSSGRLINISGESLKEKISNPNLTEEELDNIMHKFVDDAKKNIHLQNGWSNSAYVASKIGVSALAVIHQAKFNNDPREDIVVNAVHPGYVDTDMSSHKGPLTPDEGAVAPIYCALLPNNTEIKGKYIWYDKTLSEWK